The following coding sequences are from one Pelagovum sp. HNIBRBA483 window:
- a CDS encoding carboxymuconolactone decarboxylase family protein, whose protein sequence is MSNPTNPFEAMMKAGQDWAKALNPALESFTPKGFEAMWPTMPKDMMESVMGKTFNPEGLDAKTRLLLTLAGLTVLGAQAEAQIRITVRHAREAGATKQEIAETIAQMGMFGGIPAMTKAMELANEVMEEDEDQ, encoded by the coding sequence ATGAGCAACCCGACGAACCCTTTTGAGGCCATGATGAAGGCAGGGCAGGACTGGGCGAAGGCGCTCAATCCGGCGCTGGAATCCTTCACGCCCAAAGGATTCGAAGCGATGTGGCCGACGATGCCTAAGGACATGATGGAGTCTGTCATGGGCAAGACGTTCAACCCCGAAGGGTTGGACGCCAAAACACGGCTGTTGCTGACACTGGCGGGACTGACGGTGCTGGGTGCGCAGGCGGAAGCGCAGATCCGCATTACCGTGCGCCATGCCCGCGAGGCAGGGGCCACGAAACAAGAGATTGCCGAGACCATCGCGCAGATGGGTATGTTTGGCGGTATTCCGGCGATGACCAAGGCGATGGAACTCGCCAATGAGGTCATGGAAGAGGACGAGGACCAATGA
- the nuoI gene encoding NADH-quinone oxidoreductase subunit NuoI, with product MTQIDYGRAAKYFLLADFIAGFRLGFKYFFAPKATLNYPHEKGPLSPRFRGEHALRRYPNGEERCIACKLCEAVCPAQAITIDAEPREDGSRRTTRYDIDMTKCIYCGFCQEACPVDAIVEGPNFEFSTETREELYYDKDKLLANGERWEAEIARNLEVDAPYR from the coding sequence ATGACGCAGATCGACTATGGCCGTGCGGCCAAATACTTCCTTCTCGCTGATTTCATTGCGGGCTTTAGGCTGGGGTTCAAATACTTCTTTGCACCGAAGGCCACGCTGAACTACCCGCATGAAAAGGGACCGCTGAGCCCGCGTTTCCGTGGTGAGCATGCGCTGCGCCGTTATCCGAATGGTGAAGAGCGTTGTATCGCCTGTAAGCTGTGCGAAGCGGTTTGCCCCGCGCAGGCGATCACCATCGATGCTGAACCGCGTGAGGATGGCAGCCGCCGGACAACGCGCTACGACATCGATATGACGAAGTGCATCTACTGCGGTTTCTGTCAGGAAGCATGTCCGGTGGATGCGATTGTTGAAGGGCCGAACTTCGAGTTTTCGACCGAGACGCGCGAGGAGCTTTACTACGACAAGGACAAGCTGCTGGCTAACGGTGAACGTTGGGAAGCAGAGATTGCGCGTAACCTTGAAGTGGACGCACCGTACCGATGA
- the nuoH gene encoding NADH-quinone oxidoreductase subunit NuoH has protein sequence MVEFFTTTNLGIVLLTLGQILLLILPLLGALAFLMYADRKVWAAVQMRRGPNVVGPFGLLQSFADLLKYVFKEIVVPAGADKTVFFLAPMISFVLALIAWAVIPFNDGWVLADINVAILYVFAISSLEVYGVIMGGWASNSKYPFLGSLRSAAQMISYEVSIGLIIIGVIISTGSMNFGDIVNAQDGNAGLFNWYWVAHFPMLFLFFISALAETNRPPFDLPEAESELVAGYQVEYSSTPFLLFMIGELTAVVLMCALVSLLFLGGWLSPIPGLPDGVIWMILKMVFCFFIFAMVKAITPRYRYDQLMRLGWKVFLPMSLAWVVIVAFLAKFEVLGGFWARWTIGG, from the coding sequence ATGGTAGAGTTTTTCACCACGACAAATCTCGGGATCGTGCTGCTGACTCTGGGTCAGATCCTGTTGCTGATCCTGCCTTTGTTGGGGGCGTTGGCGTTCCTGATGTATGCCGACCGCAAGGTCTGGGCTGCTGTGCAGATGCGCCGTGGTCCGAACGTGGTTGGCCCGTTTGGCTTGTTGCAGTCGTTTGCTGACCTTCTGAAATATGTGTTCAAGGAGATCGTCGTTCCTGCGGGTGCGGATAAGACAGTGTTCTTCCTCGCGCCGATGATCTCCTTCGTTCTGGCGCTGATCGCTTGGGCGGTGATCCCGTTCAATGACGGTTGGGTGCTGGCGGATATCAACGTGGCGATCCTCTATGTCTTCGCGATTTCCTCTTTGGAGGTTTATGGCGTCATTATGGGGGGCTGGGCGTCGAACTCGAAATACCCGTTCCTCGGCTCGCTACGCTCAGCGGCGCAGATGATCTCTTATGAAGTGTCGATCGGCCTGATCATCATTGGTGTGATTATCTCCACTGGCTCGATGAATTTTGGCGATATCGTCAATGCGCAGGACGGTAATGCGGGCCTGTTTAACTGGTACTGGGTTGCGCATTTCCCGATGCTGTTCCTGTTCTTCATTTCGGCGCTGGCCGAAACGAACCGCCCGCCGTTTGACCTTCCGGAAGCGGAATCGGAATTGGTTGCTGGCTACCAAGTGGAATATTCCTCTACGCCGTTCCTGTTGTTCATGATCGGTGAATTGACCGCTGTTGTGCTGATGTGCGCGCTGGTGTCGCTGCTGTTCCTTGGCGGCTGGCTGTCGCCCATTCCGGGCCTTCCAGATGGCGTGATCTGGATGATCCTGAAAATGGTGTTCTGCTTCTTCATCTTCGCGATGGTGAAGGCGATCACCCCGCGCTACCGCTACGACCAGTTGATGCGCCTTGGCTGGAAAGTCTTCCTGCCGATGTCGCTGGCATGGGTCGTGATCGTGGCGTTCCTTGCGAAATTTGAAGTTCTCGGCGGCTTTTGGGCACGCTGGACGATCGGAGGCTGA
- the nuoG gene encoding NADH-quinone oxidoreductase subunit NuoG, whose amino-acid sequence MSDLRKIIIDGNELEVPGSMTLIQACEQAGIEVPRFCYHERLSIAGNCRMCLVEVVGGPPKPAASCAMQVRDLRPGPEGQPPVVKTNSPMVKKAREGVMEFLLINHPLDCPICDQGGECDLQDQAMAYGVDFSRFREPKRATEDLDLGPLVETHMTRCISCTRCVRFTTEVAGISQMGQTGRGEDAEITSYLGETLESNMQGNIIDLCPVGALVSKPYAFTARPWELTKTESIDVMDALGSNIRVDTKGREVMRFLPRNHDGVNEEWISDKTRFVWDGLRRQRLDTPYIRENGKLRKASWGEALAAAAAAMKGKAVAGLVGDLAPVEAAFALKQMIEGMGGRVECRTDGAKLPAGNRSAYVGTAAIEDIDSAKFVMLVGTNPRTEAPVLNARIRKAWLAGAQVGLIGEAVDLTYDYAHFGTGRDELARAKSSLAKDAEGADSVVIVGQGALREADGEAVLAEAMALAEASGSKLMVLHTAAGRVGAMDVGAVTAGGMDAAIEGAEVIYNLGADEVEIADGAFVIYQGSHGDRGAHRADIILPGAAYTEENGLFVNTEGRPQLAMRAGFAPGDAKENWAILRALSAELGETLPYDSLAQLRQALVAAVPHLAEIDTVPENEWTPLPAKKLGKADFRNAVSDFYMTNPIARASQLMAELSANAKARASAKIAAE is encoded by the coding sequence ATGTCTGATCTGCGCAAAATCATCATCGATGGAAACGAGCTGGAAGTACCAGGGAGCATGACCCTGATTCAGGCCTGTGAACAGGCGGGAATCGAAGTGCCCCGCTTCTGCTATCATGAGCGGCTGTCGATTGCCGGTAACTGCCGCATGTGCCTTGTTGAAGTTGTTGGCGGCCCGCCGAAGCCCGCCGCCAGCTGCGCCATGCAGGTGCGTGATTTGCGGCCTGGTCCTGAGGGGCAGCCGCCCGTCGTGAAGACCAATTCGCCGATGGTGAAGAAGGCGCGCGAAGGCGTGATGGAATTTCTGCTGATCAACCACCCGCTGGATTGCCCGATCTGCGATCAGGGTGGCGAGTGTGACCTGCAAGATCAGGCGATGGCCTATGGCGTCGACTTTAGCCGTTTCCGCGAGCCGAAGCGGGCGACGGAAGATCTCGATCTTGGGCCGCTCGTTGAAACCCATATGACCCGCTGCATTTCCTGCACACGTTGCGTGCGCTTCACCACCGAGGTCGCTGGCATTAGCCAGATGGGCCAAACGGGCCGTGGCGAGGATGCGGAGATCACCAGCTATCTGGGTGAGACGCTCGAAAGCAACATGCAGGGCAACATCATTGATCTGTGCCCCGTCGGTGCGCTGGTATCGAAACCCTACGCATTTACAGCGCGTCCGTGGGAGCTGACCAAGACCGAATCCATCGACGTGATGGACGCGCTTGGCTCGAACATTCGTGTGGACACGAAGGGGCGCGAAGTGATGCGCTTCCTGCCGCGCAACCATGACGGCGTGAACGAGGAATGGATTTCCGACAAGACGCGCTTTGTTTGGGACGGACTGCGGCGCCAGCGTTTGGATACACCCTACATTCGTGAGAACGGCAAGCTGCGCAAGGCGAGCTGGGGGGAGGCGCTTGCAGCTGCCGCCGCCGCGATGAAAGGTAAGGCTGTTGCTGGCCTCGTGGGTGATTTGGCGCCTGTCGAAGCGGCGTTTGCGCTCAAGCAGATGATCGAAGGCATGGGTGGGCGCGTTGAGTGCCGGACGGACGGCGCGAAGTTGCCTGCCGGAAATCGCTCGGCCTATGTCGGCACTGCAGCGATCGAAGACATTGATAGCGCCAAGTTTGTGATGCTGGTGGGAACCAACCCGCGCACTGAGGCGCCGGTTCTGAATGCGCGTATCCGCAAGGCATGGCTCGCTGGTGCGCAGGTTGGCCTGATCGGCGAAGCTGTTGATCTGACATATGATTATGCACATTTCGGCACGGGACGTGATGAATTGGCCCGCGCGAAATCGTCGCTCGCCAAGGACGCCGAGGGCGCTGATAGCGTGGTGATCGTGGGGCAGGGCGCGCTGCGTGAGGCCGATGGTGAAGCTGTTCTGGCCGAGGCAATGGCGCTGGCTGAAGCATCCGGCTCCAAACTGATGGTGCTGCACACGGCTGCTGGCCGCGTTGGTGCGATGGATGTGGGAGCTGTGACTGCAGGTGGCATGGATGCTGCCATTGAGGGTGCGGAGGTGATCTATAACCTCGGTGCTGATGAAGTTGAGATCGCTGACGGTGCATTCGTCATCTATCAGGGTAGCCATGGCGACCGTGGTGCGCACCGTGCGGATATCATCCTGCCGGGTGCCGCCTACACCGAGGAAAACGGCCTGTTCGTGAACACCGAAGGCCGCCCGCAATTAGCGATGCGTGCGGGCTTTGCGCCGGGTGACGCCAAAGAAAACTGGGCGATCCTGCGGGCGCTTTCTGCCGAACTGGGCGAGACGCTGCCGTATGACAGCCTTGCGCAGCTGCGTCAGGCTCTGGTCGCAGCCGTGCCGCATCTGGCTGAGATCGACACCGTACCGGAGAATGAATGGACGCCGCTGCCGGCGAAGAAGCTTGGCAAGGCGGACTTCCGCAACGCGGTGAGCGACTTCTACATGACCAACCCGATCGCGCGGGCCAGCCAATTGATGGCTGAACTTTCGGCCAATGCCAAAGCGCGCGCCTCAGCAAAGATCGCGGCGGAGTGA
- a CDS encoding DUF5333 domain-containing protein, giving the protein MAVAIAALPMVAVAQTVESGKKPLSQVFEIREGLIATGIAYEISEVCPDIRARIVRGVFYLAELEQKARQMGYSKEEVSAFIADDVQKDALEEVARARLADLGAIPGDVASHCAVGAREIAAESQIGRLLR; this is encoded by the coding sequence ATGGCGGTTGCAATCGCTGCATTGCCTATGGTGGCTGTCGCGCAGACCGTCGAGAGCGGGAAGAAGCCGCTCTCGCAAGTGTTTGAAATCAGGGAAGGTTTGATCGCGACGGGAATCGCCTACGAAATTTCTGAAGTGTGCCCCGATATCCGCGCGCGGATTGTGCGCGGTGTGTTTTATCTTGCCGAACTGGAGCAGAAGGCGCGGCAAATGGGCTATTCCAAGGAAGAGGTTTCGGCGTTCATCGCTGACGATGTGCAGAAGGATGCATTGGAGGAGGTCGCCCGCGCGCGGCTTGCCGATTTGGGCGCAATTCCGGGTGATGTTGCGAGCCATTGTGCGGTTGGCGCGCGTGAGATCGCGGCTGAAAGTCAGATTGGACGCTTGTTGCGCTGA
- the nuoF gene encoding NADH-quinone oxidoreductase subunit NuoF, which yields MLKDQDRIFTNIYGMHERTLKGAQARGHWDGTGAIIKKGRDWIIDEMKASGLRGRGGAGFPTGLKWSFMPKESDGRPSYLVVNADESEPGTCKDREIMRHDPHTLIEGCLIASFAMNAHACYIYIRGEYIREREALQAAIDEAYDAGLVGKNAAGSGWDFDLYLHHGAGAYICGEETALLESLEGKKGMPRMKPPFPAGAGLYGCPTTVNNVESIAVVPTILRRGASWFSGFGRANNAGTKLFAISGHVNNPCVVEEEMSITFEELIEKHCGGIRGGWDNLKAVIPGGSSVPCVRGEKMKDAIMDFDYLRGELGSGLGTAAVIVMDNSVDIIKAIWRLSKFYKHESCGQCTPCREGTGWMMRVMERLVQGNASVEEIDMLFDVTKQVEGHTICALGDAAAWPIQGLIRNFRDEIEDRIKGKALAAE from the coding sequence ATGCTCAAGGATCAGGACCGGATTTTTACCAATATCTACGGTATGCATGAGCGCACGCTGAAAGGCGCGCAGGCGCGTGGGCATTGGGATGGCACTGGCGCGATCATCAAGAAAGGCCGCGACTGGATCATCGACGAGATGAAAGCATCCGGTCTGCGCGGCCGTGGTGGTGCGGGCTTCCCGACAGGCCTAAAGTGGTCTTTCATGCCGAAGGAAAGCGATGGGCGTCCGTCCTATCTGGTAGTGAACGCCGACGAATCCGAGCCGGGCACCTGTAAAGACCGCGAGATCATGCGCCATGACCCACATACGCTGATCGAAGGCTGCCTGATTGCCAGCTTCGCGATGAATGCGCATGCCTGCTACATTTATATTCGTGGCGAATACATTCGTGAGCGCGAAGCGCTTCAGGCGGCGATCGACGAGGCCTATGACGCGGGCCTTGTGGGCAAGAATGCTGCCGGATCGGGCTGGGATTTTGACCTCTACCTGCATCACGGTGCCGGTGCTTACATCTGTGGTGAGGAAACCGCGCTGCTTGAAAGCCTTGAAGGCAAGAAAGGCATGCCGCGGATGAAGCCGCCGTTCCCTGCGGGCGCTGGCCTTTATGGGTGCCCGACCACGGTGAACAACGTGGAATCAATTGCTGTTGTGCCGACGATCCTGCGCCGTGGGGCGAGCTGGTTCTCGGGATTTGGGCGTGCAAATAACGCGGGCACCAAGCTGTTTGCGATCTCGGGTCATGTGAACAATCCATGTGTCGTCGAAGAAGAGATGTCGATCACGTTTGAGGAATTGATCGAGAAGCATTGCGGTGGCATCCGTGGTGGATGGGACAATCTGAAAGCGGTTATCCCGGGTGGGTCTTCTGTGCCGTGCGTGCGCGGTGAGAAGATGAAAGACGCGATCATGGATTTCGATTACCTGCGGGGTGAGCTTGGCTCCGGCCTTGGCACCGCTGCGGTGATCGTGATGGACAACTCTGTCGATATCATCAAGGCGATCTGGCGGCTTTCGAAATTCTACAAGCATGAAAGCTGCGGCCAGTGCACCCCTTGCCGTGAAGGCACCGGCTGGATGATGCGTGTCATGGAGCGCTTGGTGCAGGGCAATGCATCGGTTGAGGAGATCGACATGCTGTTCGACGTGACCAAGCAGGTTGAAGGCCATACGATCTGTGCGCTGGGTGATGCGGCGGCGTGGCCTATTCAGGGCCTTATCCGCAATTTCCGCGACGAGATCGAAGACCGGATCAAAGGCAAGGCGCTCGCCGCCGAGTGA
- a CDS encoding DUF5337 domain-containing protein, whose protein sequence is MAQNRDQELAQAGRRAALLMAGTGIFWIVAIYAGSELGLSGRVRALFDLMALAGFGWALWMTYDIWRKRQKDKG, encoded by the coding sequence ATGGCGCAGAACAGAGATCAGGAACTGGCACAGGCTGGGCGGCGCGCGGCGCTGCTGATGGCTGGAACGGGGATCTTCTGGATTGTCGCTATTTATGCAGGATCGGAGTTGGGCTTGTCCGGACGGGTACGGGCGCTCTTTGATCTGATGGCTCTGGCCGGTTTTGGCTGGGCGTTGTGGATGACATATGACATCTGGCGGAAGCGTCAGAAGGACAAAGGGTAA
- the nuoE gene encoding NADH-quinone oxidoreductase subunit NuoE gives MLRRLYHEQPESFAFTPENQKWAEAQITKYPEGRQASAIIPLLWRAQEQEGWLSRPAIEAVADMLGLAYIRALEVASFYFMFQLQPVGSVAHVQVCGTLSCMICGAEDLIAVCKEKIADKAHVVSADGKFSWEEVECLGACSNAPMVQIGKDYYEDLTAERFAEILDELAAGKVPTPGPQNGRYAAEPLKGLTSLTDHESGRQQFNASAQLAKDIGDTVKRIDGTEVPILTPWLDKSKATAKKPVAKKAAAPKAAKAPVETADEAKVAAKKPRVLKAARKAGADDLKKITGLGPKMEETLNGLGIFHYDQIAKWSPAEVAWVDDAAKARGRIERDGWVDQAAALAGGK, from the coding sequence ATGCTTCGTCGTCTCTATCATGAACAGCCCGAGAGCTTTGCCTTTACGCCCGAGAACCAGAAATGGGCTGAGGCGCAGATCACGAAGTACCCAGAAGGCCGCCAAGCCTCTGCGATTATTCCGCTCCTGTGGCGGGCGCAGGAGCAGGAGGGCTGGTTGAGCCGCCCTGCTATCGAAGCGGTCGCGGATATGTTGGGCTTGGCCTACATTCGTGCGCTGGAAGTGGCTTCTTTCTACTTCATGTTCCAGCTTCAGCCGGTGGGCAGCGTGGCGCATGTGCAGGTCTGCGGGACGCTGTCCTGCATGATTTGCGGCGCGGAAGATTTGATCGCTGTGTGCAAGGAAAAGATCGCTGATAAGGCGCATGTCGTTTCGGCTGATGGGAAGTTCAGCTGGGAAGAGGTCGAGTGCCTTGGCGCTTGTTCGAACGCGCCGATGGTGCAAATCGGCAAGGATTACTACGAGGATCTGACAGCGGAACGGTTTGCCGAAATCCTCGATGAACTGGCCGCTGGCAAGGTGCCGACGCCCGGCCCGCAGAACGGACGCTATGCAGCGGAGCCGTTGAAGGGGCTGACCAGCCTGACGGATCATGAAAGCGGGCGGCAGCAGTTCAACGCATCGGCCCAGTTGGCAAAGGACATTGGCGATACCGTCAAGCGGATTGACGGCACCGAAGTGCCAATACTGACACCGTGGCTGGACAAGAGCAAAGCGACAGCCAAGAAGCCGGTAGCGAAGAAAGCTGCGGCACCGAAGGCCGCCAAAGCGCCAGTTGAGACAGCTGATGAAGCGAAGGTGGCTGCGAAAAAGCCCCGTGTCCTGAAAGCGGCGCGTAAGGCGGGCGCGGACGATCTGAAAAAGATCACCGGATTGGGACCGAAGATGGAAGAGACGCTCAACGGGTTGGGCATTTTTCATTACGACCAGATTGCAAAGTGGTCGCCGGCGGAGGTTGCATGGGTTGACGATGCCGCCAAAGCACGCGGGCGCATTGAGCGTGATGGCTGGGTTGATCAGGCCGCTGCGCTGGCTGGCGGTAAGTAA
- a CDS encoding NADH-quinone oxidoreductase subunit D yields MDGTKGFEDAVTGEQKIRNFNINFGPQHPAAHGVLRLVLELDGEIVERCDPHIGLLHRGTEKLMESRTYLQNLPYFDRLDYVAPMNQEHAWCLAIERLTGVEVPRRASLIRVLYSEIGRVLNHLLNVTTQAMDVGALTPPLWGFEEREKLMVFYERACGARLHAAYFRPGGVHQDLPPALLNDIEAWAKAFPNVLDDIDGLLTENRIFKQRNVDIGVVTEEEIQQWGFSGVMVRGSGLAWDLRRAQPYECYDEFEFQIPVGKNGDCYDRYLCRMEEMRQSTSIILQAIEKLRAPEGQGDVLARGKITPPKRTDMKQSMEALIHHFKLYTEGFHVPEGEVYAAVEAPKGEFGVYLVADGSNKPYRAKLRAPGYLHLQAMDHICKGHQLADVSAIIGTMDVVFGEIDR; encoded by the coding sequence ATGGACGGGACCAAGGGATTTGAAGACGCCGTAACGGGCGAACAGAAGATCCGCAATTTCAACATCAACTTCGGGCCGCAGCACCCTGCGGCGCACGGTGTTTTGCGGCTTGTGCTGGAGCTGGACGGCGAGATCGTGGAACGCTGCGACCCGCACATCGGCCTGCTGCACCGTGGCACCGAAAAGCTGATGGAAAGCCGCACCTATCTGCAAAACCTGCCGTATTTCGACCGCCTCGACTATGTGGCGCCGATGAATCAGGAACATGCATGGTGCTTGGCCATCGAGAGGCTGACCGGCGTTGAAGTGCCGCGCCGCGCGTCGCTGATCCGTGTTCTGTATTCCGAGATCGGGCGCGTGCTGAACCACCTTCTGAACGTGACGACACAGGCTATGGACGTGGGCGCACTGACGCCGCCGCTCTGGGGCTTTGAAGAGCGTGAGAAGCTGATGGTTTTCTATGAGCGTGCTTGTGGTGCGCGTTTGCATGCGGCCTATTTCCGCCCGGGCGGTGTGCATCAGGATCTGCCGCCAGCGCTGCTCAACGATATCGAAGCTTGGGCGAAGGCATTCCCCAATGTGCTTGACGACATCGACGGGCTGTTGACCGAAAACCGGATTTTCAAGCAGCGGAACGTGGATATCGGCGTCGTCACGGAAGAGGAAATCCAGCAATGGGGCTTCTCTGGCGTAATGGTGCGCGGCTCGGGCCTTGCGTGGGATTTGCGCCGTGCGCAGCCCTATGAGTGCTATGACGAGTTCGAGTTCCAGATACCCGTCGGCAAGAACGGCGATTGCTATGATCGTTACCTCTGCCGGATGGAAGAGATGCGCCAGTCGACCTCGATCATCTTGCAGGCGATAGAAAAGCTGCGCGCCCCTGAAGGGCAGGGCGATGTGCTGGCGCGTGGTAAGATCACGCCGCCGAAGCGGACCGACATGAAACAGTCGATGGAAGCGCTGATCCATCACTTCAAACTTTATACCGAAGGCTTCCACGTCCCTGAGGGTGAGGTCTATGCCGCTGTCGAAGCACCGAAAGGTGAGTTTGGCGTCTATCTGGTGGCAGATGGCTCCAACAAGCCGTATCGCGCCAAGCTGCGCGCGCCGGGTTATCTGCACCTTCAGGCGATGGATCACATCTGTAAGGGCCACCAGTTGGCGGATGTGTCGGCCATCATCGGCACGATGGATGTTGTGTTCGGAGAAATCGACCGGTGA
- a CDS encoding NADH-quinone oxidoreductase subunit C, producing the protein MSDALKELGELLELKRNDCVLGWDVTHGELNVDVAPSNLVAFVEFLKTDSNCQFSTLVDITAVDYPGRAKRFDVVYHMLSMYQNHRIRLRVSIREEEMVPSILEVHPSANWFEREVFDMFGILFTGHPDLRRILTDYGFRGYPLRKDFPTTGYTEVRYDEVQKRVVYEPVKLVQEYRQFDFMSPWEGAEYILPGDDKAEAKG; encoded by the coding sequence ATGTCTGATGCGCTGAAAGAACTGGGCGAGCTTCTCGAGCTGAAGCGGAACGATTGTGTTCTGGGCTGGGATGTGACCCACGGCGAACTGAATGTGGATGTGGCGCCGTCAAACCTCGTGGCGTTTGTCGAATTCCTGAAGACCGATAGCAATTGTCAGTTTTCGACCCTCGTGGATATCACGGCGGTGGACTATCCGGGCCGTGCAAAACGGTTCGACGTCGTTTACCACATGCTGTCCATGTACCAAAACCACCGTATCCGGTTGCGGGTTTCGATCCGCGAGGAGGAGATGGTACCGTCGATACTCGAGGTGCATCCGAGCGCGAACTGGTTCGAGCGCGAGGTTTTCGACATGTTCGGCATTCTGTTTACCGGCCATCCGGACCTGCGCCGTATCCTGACGGATTATGGCTTCCGCGGGTATCCGCTGCGCAAGGACTTCCCGACAACCGGCTACACCGAAGTGCGCTATGACGAGGTGCAGAAGCGGGTCGTCTATGAGCCGGTCAAACTGGTGCAGGAATACCGGCAGTTTGATTTCATGAGCCCATGGGAAGGTGCAGAATACATCCTTCCGGGCGATGACAAGGCTGAGGCAAAGGGGTAG
- a CDS encoding NADH-quinone oxidoreductase subunit B family protein — MGVMTGANTAGADREVATQALNAELQDKGFLVTSTADIINWARTGSLHWMTFGLACCAVEMMHTSMPRYDLERFGTAPRASPRQSDLMIVAGTLTNKMAPALRKVYDQMPEPRYVISMGSCANGGGYYHYSYSVVRGCDRIVPVDVYVPGCPPTAEALLYGILQLQRKMRRTGTIIR, encoded by the coding sequence CCGATCGCGAAGTTGCGACTCAGGCGCTGAACGCGGAGTTGCAGGACAAGGGCTTTCTCGTCACCTCGACGGCTGACATCATTAACTGGGCGCGGACCGGCTCGCTGCACTGGATGACCTTTGGTCTGGCTTGCTGCGCGGTCGAGATGATGCACACCTCGATGCCGCGTTATGACCTTGAGCGTTTTGGTACTGCGCCGCGTGCGTCGCCGCGCCAATCCGACCTGATGATCGTTGCGGGGACGCTGACCAACAAAATGGCCCCTGCGCTGCGCAAGGTCTATGACCAGATGCCGGAGCCGCGCTATGTGATCTCGATGGGATCATGCGCGAATGGTGGTGGCTACTATCATTACAGCTATTCTGTTGTGCGTGGCTGTGACCGGATCGTTCCGGTAGATGTGTATGTACCTGGCTGCCCGCCGACGGCAGAGGCGCTGCTCTACGGTATCCTGCAATTGCAGCGCAAAATGCGCCGTACCGGAACCATTATCCGCTAA